One window of Cydia pomonella isolate Wapato2018A chromosome 7, ilCydPomo1, whole genome shotgun sequence genomic DNA carries:
- the LOC133519505 gene encoding uncharacterized protein LOC133519505 encodes MKRVDGSFVNNISYADDMVLLRVLSPSINALKVLLGICERYSVAHGLKYNVKKSEILVFKSGTKTYSIPPINLDGSPLQTVTKFKYLGHWVTDTLKDNEDLERERRALSVRGNMLSRRFARCSREVKITLFKTYCQNLYTCNLWSNYTQKTFSALRVQYNNAFRGLLGLPWRCSASAMFAEWSTDGFHAVLRKRVASLWDRVRGSTNTLLRVIAERVDSPHITHWMTMHVRSNEHYVFH; translated from the coding sequence ATGAAAAGAGTGGACGGcagttttgttaataatattagctatgccgacgatatggtgctgctgagaGTGCTGAGCCCCTCAATAAACGCATTAAAAGTCTTGCTGGGTATATGTGAGAGATACTCTGTGGCCCACGGGCTCAAATATAATGTCAAGAAGAGTGAGATCTTAGTCTTTAAGTCTGGTACTAAAACGTATTCTATACCACCTATTAACCTAGACGGTTCTCCTCTTCAGAcagttacaaaatttaaatatttgggccATTGGGTCACAGACACTCTAAAAGATAATGAGGACCTGGAGAGGGAACGCAGAGCACTATCGGTTAGGGGTAACATGTTGTCACGCAGGTTTGCTCGCTGTTCCCGTgaggtaaaaattacattatttaaaacctACTGCCAAAACCTGTACACGTGCAACCTGTGGAGCAACTACACCCAAAAAACCTTTAGTGCTCTGCGTGTCCAGTACAACAACGCTTTCAGGGGTTTATTGGGGctgccctggcgctgcagcgcgtcaGCAATGTTCGCTGAGTGGAGCACAGACGGTTTCCACGCAGTGCTGCGTAAGAGGGTGGCGTCCCTGTGGGACCGCGTGCGGGGCAGCACCAACACTCTCCTGAGGGTGATTGCGGAAAGGGTGGATAGCCCTCATATAACTCACTGGATGACAATGCATGTTAGATCCAATGAGCATTATGTGTTCCACTAA
- the LOC133520010 gene encoding PDZ domain-containing protein GIPC1-like has product MSLFKKKAPKYTAPPLPPVPAEEVPPANGVDNNNGAQKSQLVFHCQQAHGSPLGLISGFSNVKELYQKIAECYDFPAEDILFCTLNTHKVDMKKLLGGQIGLEDFIFAHRKGRPKEIEIVKTEDALGLTITDNGAGYAFIKRMKEGSIVSRIPHIEVGDHIEKLDGLNMVGKRHYEVAKTLKDIPKGTTFTIRLVEPLKSGFNSIGPKTSSARAGKKQNYGSGKETLRFKANGQATIENEHDEKSKAGIEKINSLLESFMGINDTELATQMWNLSEGKTNSMQLAEAIDNSDLQEFGFTDEFIIELWGAITDARSGRLS; this is encoded by the exons ATGTCGTTGTTCAAGAAGAAAGCGCCAAAATACACGGCGCCCCCGCTGCCGCCCGTGCCGGCAGAGGAAGTACCTCCTGCTAATGGAGTCGACAACAACAATGGTGCTCAGAAGTCGCAGCTGGTCTTCCACTGCCAGCAAGCCCATGGCAGCCCCCTTGGACTTATTTCTGGGTTTTCTAATGTCAAAGAATTATACCAGAAAATTGCTGAATGCTACGACTTTCCAGCAGAAGAT ATCCTGTTCTGCACATTGAACACGCATAAAGTAGACATGAAGAAGCTCCTAGGGGGACAAATCGGATTAGAAGATTTTATATTTGCGCATAGAAAAGGTCGTCCCAAAGAAATAGAAATTGTCAAGACAGAGGATGCTCTTGGCCTAACTATTACGGACAACGGTGCCGGATACGCGTTTATCAAGAGAATGAAAGAAGGTTCTATAGTTTCGAGAATACCGCATATAGAG GTCGGTGACCACATTGAAAAACTAGATGGATTAAATATGGTGGGCAAGAGACATTACGAAGTAGCAAAAACATTAAAAGATATCCCTAAAGGCACGACATTTACTATACGACTTGTGGAGCCGCTAAAGAGTGGTTTTAACAGCATTGGACCAAAGACGAGTAGTGCCAGGGCAGGAAAGAAACAAAATTATGGTTCCGGCAAGGAAACACTTAGATTTAAGGCAAACGGTCAGGCCACTATTGAAAATGAG CATGACGAGAAATCGAAAGCGGGCATAGAGAAAATAAACTCTCTGTTGGAATCGTTCATGGGCATCAACGACACCGAGCTGGCTACGCAAATGTGGAACTTATCTGAGGGCAAAACCAACTCTATGCAGTTAGCTGAAGCCATTGACAACAGCGACTTGCAAGAATTCGGGTTTACGGATGAATTCATTATTGAACTTTGGGGGGCCATCACAGATGCTAGATCTGGTAGGCTCAGTTAG